Proteins from a genomic interval of Flammeovirgaceae bacterium SG7u.111:
- a CDS encoding ATP-binding cassette domain-containing protein, with amino-acid sequence MNEKVLEGIIKLLAIIANIEGSAGNKRAIIEKFLRSHINQFEANKALFLFDEYVGINDKSGLKEAKAVALKLKNELSKKQRIIILVHLVELVLADQEVSDIEDGFMITVCEALNIKEKFYNIIKEYIAQNDATELTSDNILLINERKDSSVYKVKHRYHAELDTTLAVLRFPETEMYFVRLMLPTKDLTMSGDQLNWEHIYAFAPGNTIQGSEMDPLYYSEVVSHFLNKDDEAKVSFEANNISYYFPNGGKGLHNVNIAEESGKLVALMGASGSGKSTLLNVLNGNLAPQIGSVKINGIDIYRFKEDVQGVIGYVPQDDLLIEDLSVYQNLFYAARLCFGKASDEEIDKKVEWTLRNLGLFEIRELRVGNALDKTISGGQRKRLNIGLELLRQPSILFVDEPTSGLSSRDSENIIDLLRQLSLMGKLIFVVIHQPSSDIFKIFDKLVVLDVGGYQIYYGNPVAALMYFRTMVNDIDREEDSVCTNCGNVKVEEIFNIIENRVVDEFGNDTPVRKVPPNVWYNMFTESTKLPSVQKVLTKPPSSLDIPKRWKQVRTFATRDLLAKLNNHQYLAINLLQAPLLAFILAFIVRYYQVDELTGTGGYDFSENKNLPAFIFMSIIVAIFMGLTVSAEEIIKDAKILKRESYLELSRFSYLFSKILILFGLSAIQTLLYVLVGHYILEIKDMTLTYWVVLFSSSCFANMLGLNISATFNSVITIYILIPLLLIPQLLLGGVVVKFDDINPFLASKHGFVPFIADIITSRWAFEAISVSQFKDNEYEKDFYEYDRMKAEADYKRVYYIPALRSKLEKAMLLKSNEEEQEEYKEELQLLQSEINKEHVETPKITCNVVEQINVEDFEMELVDSVGNYLSELHSYYNRLYKASTRAKDKEVAKQIDRIGREAFTKRLRMYHNESVMKMVTNTTSEERIIEYDGQLIQKIYPIYQTPPKGYYEFAFMAHFFAPRKYIFGRYVSTLAFNIGFIWTLTLLLYGTLYFNFFRGVGNFYSNIFQRRKVKH; translated from the coding sequence ATGAATGAAAAAGTACTAGAAGGTATTATCAAGTTGCTTGCAATCATCGCTAATATCGAAGGATCTGCGGGGAATAAACGTGCCATTATAGAAAAGTTCTTACGCTCCCATATCAATCAATTTGAGGCTAATAAAGCACTTTTTTTGTTTGATGAATACGTGGGGATCAATGATAAATCTGGACTTAAGGAGGCAAAGGCGGTTGCCTTGAAGCTCAAGAATGAGCTATCCAAAAAGCAGCGGATCATTATATTGGTCCACTTGGTTGAGTTGGTACTGGCCGACCAAGAGGTTTCCGATATAGAAGACGGATTTATGATTACGGTCTGCGAGGCTTTGAACATCAAAGAGAAATTTTACAATATAATAAAAGAATACATTGCCCAAAACGATGCTACCGAGCTCACGTCAGATAATATTTTACTAATAAATGAACGAAAGGACAGTTCGGTTTATAAAGTAAAGCATCGTTATCACGCCGAGTTGGATACAACTTTGGCCGTGTTGCGGTTTCCTGAAACCGAAATGTATTTTGTAAGGTTGATGCTGCCCACCAAAGACCTTACTATGAGTGGGGATCAGCTCAATTGGGAACATATTTATGCTTTCGCACCGGGAAATACCATCCAAGGAAGTGAAATGGATCCGCTGTATTATAGCGAAGTAGTAAGCCATTTCCTCAATAAGGACGACGAGGCAAAAGTTTCTTTTGAGGCAAATAACATTTCTTATTACTTTCCCAACGGAGGGAAGGGCCTGCACAACGTTAATATAGCAGAAGAGTCGGGCAAGCTGGTAGCACTGATGGGTGCTAGCGGATCGGGGAAATCTACTTTGCTAAATGTGCTCAATGGCAACCTTGCTCCCCAAATTGGCTCTGTAAAAATAAATGGGATCGACATTTATAGGTTCAAAGAAGATGTGCAAGGGGTGATAGGGTATGTACCTCAAGATGACTTGCTTATTGAAGACCTTTCGGTTTACCAAAATCTTTTTTATGCTGCAAGGTTGTGCTTTGGCAAAGCATCTGACGAGGAAATTGACAAAAAAGTAGAGTGGACACTGCGGAACCTTGGGTTGTTTGAAATACGAGAACTTCGGGTGGGAAATGCCTTGGACAAAACGATAAGTGGAGGGCAGCGGAAACGTCTCAATATTGGGTTAGAGTTGCTTCGCCAACCTTCAATTCTATTTGTAGATGAGCCTACTTCGGGTCTTTCTTCCCGCGACTCGGAGAATATCATAGACCTGCTCAGGCAGCTATCACTCATGGGCAAGCTCATTTTTGTGGTAATTCACCAGCCTTCTTCCGATATTTTCAAGATTTTCGACAAGCTTGTGGTGCTAGATGTGGGCGGATATCAGATTTATTATGGCAACCCAGTTGCTGCGCTTATGTACTTCCGAACTATGGTCAACGATATAGACAGAGAGGAAGATAGCGTCTGTACCAATTGTGGGAATGTGAAGGTGGAAGAGATTTTCAATATTATTGAAAATCGAGTGGTGGATGAGTTTGGGAACGATACGCCTGTGAGAAAAGTGCCGCCTAATGTTTGGTACAATATGTTTACCGAAAGCACGAAGTTGCCAAGTGTGCAAAAGGTACTGACCAAGCCGCCCAGCTCGCTGGACATCCCCAAGCGCTGGAAGCAGGTGCGTACTTTTGCCACCAGGGATTTGTTGGCTAAACTGAATAATCACCAGTACCTTGCCATCAATCTTTTGCAAGCGCCTTTGCTTGCATTTATCTTGGCGTTCATTGTTCGCTACTATCAGGTAGATGAGCTAACGGGAACGGGAGGCTATGATTTTAGCGAAAATAAAAACCTGCCTGCTTTCATTTTTATGAGCATCATTGTTGCCATTTTTATGGGGCTGACGGTCAGTGCGGAGGAAATTATCAAAGATGCCAAGATCTTAAAAAGGGAATCGTATTTGGAGTTGAGCAGGTTTAGCTATCTATTCTCCAAAATCCTCATTTTATTTGGTTTGTCTGCTATTCAGACCTTGCTTTATGTGCTGGTAGGTCATTACATCTTGGAAATAAAAGACATGACCTTGACCTACTGGGTGGTGCTTTTTTCTAGCTCTTGCTTTGCCAATATGCTTGGGCTGAATATTTCCGCCACTTTCAATTCGGTAATAACTATTTACATTCTCATCCCACTTTTGCTTATTCCGCAACTGTTGCTCGGAGGGGTAGTAGTCAAGTTTGATGATATCAATCCCTTTTTGGCGAGCAAGCATGGGTTTGTCCCTTTCATAGCCGATATTATTACTTCACGGTGGGCGTTTGAAGCTATTTCTGTCAGCCAGTTCAAAGACAATGAATACGAAAAAGATTTCTATGAATATGATAGGATGAAAGCGGAAGCGGATTATAAGCGGGTGTATTATATTCCAGCGCTTCGTTCCAAGCTCGAAAAGGCGATGTTGTTGAAAAGCAACGAAGAAGAGCAGGAGGAGTACAAAGAAGAATTGCAATTGCTTCAGTCCGAAATCAATAAAGAGCATGTTGAAACTCCAAAAATCACCTGTAACGTAGTCGAGCAGATAAATGTTGAGGATTTTGAAATGGAGTTGGTCGATAGTGTGGGAAACTATCTCTCTGAGCTGCATAGTTATTACAATCGATTGTATAAAGCCTCGACGAGAGCTAAAGATAAGGAGGTGGCAAAGCAGATTGACCGGATTGGGAGAGAGGCGTTTACCAAACGGCTCAGGATGTACCATAACGAGAGCGTGATGAAAATGGTGACCAACACTACTTCCGAAGAGCGGATAATAGAGTACGATGGACAGCTTATCCAAAAAATATATCCAATTTATCAGACGCCGCCTAAAGGATATTATGAATTTGCGTTCATGGCGCATTTTTTTGCCCCAAGAAAATATATTTTTGGTAGGTATGTGTCTACGTTAGCATTCAATATCGGCTTTATCTGGACGCTTACACTTTTGCTTTATGGCACGCTGTATTTCAATTTCTTTAGAGGAGTCGGCAACTTTTATAGCAACATTTTCCAACGGAGAAAAGTTAAGCATTAG
- a CDS encoding response regulator transcription factor, with protein MSKKNNQRILVVDDEPDIVEMLKYNLEKEGFEVNTASDGRKCVESAKVNKPDLVLMDIMMPVMDGVEACRMLREMPELSDTFIIFLTARAEEYSEVAAFDVGADDYLTKPIKPRALVSRINAIFRRELKRSKEESDVINIGKFTIDKSSYTLHMEGNKISLPKKEFELLYFLAESPNKVFSRDELLTNIWGSDVYVLARTVDVHIRRVREKIGNEFIKTVKGVGYKFELQD; from the coding sequence ATGAGCAAGAAGAATAATCAAAGAATTCTGGTTGTAGACGACGAGCCGGATATCGTAGAGATGTTGAAGTACAATCTTGAAAAAGAGGGGTTTGAGGTAAATACAGCTTCAGATGGACGCAAATGTGTGGAAAGCGCCAAAGTTAACAAACCGGATTTGGTATTAATGGATATCATGATGCCAGTGATGGATGGTGTGGAAGCATGCCGAATGCTGAGGGAAATGCCCGAGCTTAGCGATACGTTTATCATTTTCCTTACTGCGCGTGCAGAGGAGTACTCGGAAGTGGCTGCATTTGACGTAGGAGCAGACGATTATCTTACCAAGCCTATCAAACCAAGGGCACTTGTGAGCCGAATAAATGCTATTTTCCGCAGAGAGCTTAAGCGCTCTAAGGAAGAGTCTGACGTGATAAATATCGGTAAATTTACCATAGACAAGAGCAGCTACACCCTACACATGGAAGGCAATAAGATTTCCCTTCCTAAAAAGGAATTTGAATTGCTTTATTTCTTGGCCGAGAGCCCAAATAAAGTATTTAGCAGAGACGAATTGTTGACAAATATTTGGGGGTCGGATGTGTATGTATTGGCAAGAACAGTTGATGTACACATACGAAGGGTGAGAGAAAAAATTGGCAACGAGTTTATAAAAACAGTGAAAGGAGTAGGATATAAATTTGAGCTCCAAGACTAG
- a CDS encoding ribosome maturation factor RimP: MNLEKVISELAEGYIDKDDLFLVSVTVSGSGKMKVLVLIDGDNGVGIDECAKLSRKIGNEIEERNLIKTAYALEVSSPGVGEPLQLPRQFEANVGRKLELLLKDGGKWVGELLSIEGETLLINAEIKEKGKKKITLEEKQVTLDTIQKAKVKIVF; this comes from the coding sequence ATGAATTTAGAGAAAGTAATTAGTGAATTGGCGGAAGGTTACATTGACAAAGACGATCTGTTTTTGGTGAGCGTGACCGTAAGTGGCTCAGGCAAGATGAAGGTGTTGGTGTTGATAGACGGCGACAACGGAGTCGGCATAGACGAATGTGCTAAGCTGAGCAGGAAAATTGGAAATGAGATAGAGGAAAGAAACCTCATAAAAACAGCCTATGCTCTTGAAGTGAGTTCTCCGGGCGTGGGCGAGCCTTTGCAATTGCCAAGGCAGTTTGAGGCAAATGTGGGCAGAAAACTGGAGCTACTGCTCAAAGATGGCGGAAAGTGGGTAGGAGAGTTGCTTTCAATAGAAGGCGAAACGTTGCTCATAAATGCGGAGATCAAAGAAAAAGGAAAGAAAAAAATAACACTAGAAGAAAAACAAGTAACCTTGGATACTATCCAAAAAGCTAAGGTAAAAATAGTATTTTAG
- the nusA gene encoding transcription termination factor NusA produces MDTNVLIDSFADFAKKKDIDQPTMIRILEDVFGTMVRKKFGTDENFDIIINIDKGDLEIWRYRQIIADDAVVEEEQEALCIRLTEAKKIEEDFEVGEEVAEEVQIEDFGRRLVQTARQTLIQKVKDLEKDVLFQKYKDMVGEMISCEAYQVLSRECILIDNERKELSLPKSEQIYKDRFRKGDSVRAIVRRVEMVNNNPKIILSRTAPDFLERLFESEVPEVYDGVITIKKVVREPGERAKVAVESYDDRIDPVGACVGMKGSRIHSIVRELQNENIDVINYTDNVELYIARALSPAKINSIKIDEAKQRVSVFLNRDQVSLAIGKGGQNIKLASKLVGMEIDVFRELGDFEDDEEDVELSEFTDVIDDWMIQELRRIGLDTAKSVLAVSQQDLYRRTELEEESIQFIFDTLQKEFDQ; encoded by the coding sequence ATGGATACCAATGTATTGATTGATAGCTTTGCCGATTTTGCAAAGAAGAAGGATATTGATCAGCCAACTATGATCAGAATCTTGGAAGATGTTTTTGGTACGATGGTTAGGAAAAAGTTTGGGACAGACGAAAACTTTGACATCATTATCAACATCGACAAGGGTGACTTGGAGATTTGGCGATATAGGCAAATTATAGCGGACGATGCCGTAGTAGAAGAAGAGCAAGAGGCGCTATGTATCCGTCTGACCGAAGCGAAAAAAATTGAAGAAGATTTTGAAGTAGGTGAAGAAGTTGCAGAGGAAGTTCAGATTGAAGACTTTGGAAGAAGGTTGGTACAAACTGCCCGCCAGACCCTTATCCAAAAGGTAAAAGATTTAGAGAAAGATGTTCTTTTCCAAAAATACAAAGATATGGTAGGAGAGATGATCTCTTGCGAAGCTTACCAAGTGTTGAGTAGGGAGTGTATCCTCATTGATAATGAGAGGAAAGAACTTTCACTTCCTAAATCGGAACAAATTTACAAAGATCGTTTTCGCAAAGGAGATTCAGTAAGGGCCATTGTAAGAAGAGTTGAAATGGTCAACAACAATCCTAAGATCATTTTGTCGAGAACAGCACCAGATTTCTTGGAGCGTTTGTTCGAAAGTGAAGTGCCTGAGGTGTATGATGGTGTAATTACCATCAAAAAAGTTGTGAGAGAGCCAGGTGAAAGAGCTAAGGTAGCAGTGGAATCTTACGATGACCGAATTGATCCGGTAGGAGCATGCGTGGGTATGAAAGGTTCGAGGATCCACAGTATTGTGAGAGAATTGCAAAATGAGAACATTGATGTAATTAATTATACTGATAATGTGGAATTGTACATCGCTCGTGCGCTTAGCCCAGCTAAAATCAATAGTATAAAAATTGATGAAGCAAAGCAGCGTGTATCGGTGTTTTTGAACAGAGATCAAGTTTCCTTGGCCATTGGCAAAGGCGGTCAGAATATCAAGTTGGCCAGCAAGTTGGTGGGTATGGAGATTGATGTGTTTAGAGAGTTAGGTGATTTTGAAGATGATGAGGAAGATGTAGAGTTGTCAGAATTTACCGATGTGATCGATGATTGGATGATCCAAGAACTGAGAAGGATCGGTTTGGATACTGCAAAAAGTGTACTTGCGGTAAGCCAGCAAGACCTCTATCGAAGAACGGAGCTTGAAGAAGAGTCAATCCAGTTTATTTTCGATACTCTTCAAAAAGAGTTCGATCAGTAG
- a CDS encoding peptidylprolyl isomerase, producing MSLKKHLLLSCLIFLGSASQLFSQEQEEKDDVIMTIDTVDVLLSDFEYLYNKNYQDNPKAYTQESLEEYLDLFVKFKLKVMEARSQGIDDDPTYTQEYETYRKQLVEPYLADSKAIEAMVVEAYERMKQEVQASHILVNVSQYASPEDTLKAYKRAMEIYKKAKSGEPFKELAINYSEDPSAKKNGGYLGYFTALQMVYEFESTAFQTPVGEVSKPVRTQFGYHIIYVSDKRPSNGSVKTAHIMIRSTEGMDPADTLAAYRKIVEVEKKLKSGEDWTTLCQQFSEDMITKSKGGELKWFSAGSMLETYAEAAFKLKEPGDFSEPIRTPYGWHIIKLIDREPLDSFKNMQSQLKRKVSRDSRSATTKKRFIEGLKKEYGLKENAKVKKKMLAQFDDRLLKGVWEVPDDKKLLSSTLLTLADKRQDVNTFYQYVKKNQLPNRDSLWQDYALRLYTTFVEETLLMYEESQLATKYPEFRHLEREYQEGLLLFQVMENEVWSPATKDTTGLRIYFEENQGSYQWNERAEASIFSAESQTLIDSLKIYKANGLFTLPGLSDKVVSFEKASDSLGVQAKKIVDSLFQDFSQYTNSQLYTSATYVKGEPKSISQDRFDAIKERLIGMGMVEELIREPSQNKKAKTEKGGITLTVMTDSLELLAQKFSNDNALAMTVNSSTFEKGENELLDLVTWKVGSSTFEKEGRFYYVLIKELIPAGDKKLSEIRGQVISDYQSFLEEKWLEKLNKKYEVHINHAALQRLVKG from the coding sequence ATGAGTTTGAAAAAACATCTTTTATTGAGTTGCCTTATTTTTTTGGGAAGTGCTTCGCAGCTTTTTTCGCAAGAGCAGGAGGAAAAAGACGATGTAATAATGACTATTGACACGGTAGATGTCTTGCTTTCTGATTTTGAGTACCTCTATAATAAAAACTACCAAGACAACCCAAAGGCTTACACACAGGAAAGCTTAGAAGAATACCTCGACTTGTTTGTTAAGTTTAAGCTGAAGGTAATGGAGGCTCGCAGTCAGGGTATAGATGACGATCCTACGTACACCCAAGAATATGAAACCTACCGCAAACAACTGGTGGAACCTTACCTTGCCGATAGTAAAGCAATTGAAGCGATGGTGGTGGAGGCGTACGAGCGGATGAAGCAAGAAGTACAGGCAAGCCATATTTTGGTAAATGTATCGCAATATGCAAGTCCGGAAGATACGCTAAAAGCCTACAAGCGTGCCATGGAGATTTATAAAAAGGCTAAAAGTGGCGAACCTTTTAAAGAATTGGCTATCAACTACTCAGAAGACCCTTCAGCTAAAAAAAATGGAGGATACCTTGGGTATTTTACTGCATTGCAGATGGTGTATGAGTTTGAATCTACTGCTTTTCAAACTCCAGTTGGGGAAGTGTCTAAGCCTGTTCGTACACAGTTTGGTTATCATATTATCTATGTATCTGACAAGCGACCTAGCAATGGAAGTGTGAAAACAGCGCATATCATGATCCGCTCTACGGAAGGTATGGATCCTGCGGATACGCTAGCCGCATACAGGAAAATTGTGGAAGTAGAGAAAAAGCTGAAAAGTGGAGAGGATTGGACAACGCTTTGTCAACAGTTTTCCGAAGATATGATCACCAAGTCCAAAGGTGGAGAACTCAAATGGTTTTCTGCGGGGAGCATGTTAGAGACTTATGCGGAAGCAGCATTTAAACTAAAAGAGCCAGGCGACTTTAGCGAGCCGATCCGCACGCCATATGGTTGGCATATCATTAAGCTCATAGATAGAGAGCCGCTCGATTCTTTTAAAAATATGCAATCGCAGCTCAAGAGAAAGGTATCAAGAGATTCGAGGTCTGCAACAACAAAGAAGCGATTTATAGAGGGATTGAAAAAAGAGTATGGGCTGAAAGAAAATGCCAAGGTAAAAAAGAAAATGCTCGCTCAGTTTGATGATAGACTTTTGAAAGGGGTGTGGGAAGTACCGGATGACAAAAAACTTTTGTCGAGTACTTTACTTACATTGGCTGACAAGAGGCAAGATGTAAATACATTTTACCAGTATGTAAAGAAAAACCAGTTGCCTAACAGGGATTCTTTGTGGCAAGATTATGCATTAAGGTTATACACTACTTTTGTTGAAGAAACGCTTCTGATGTACGAAGAGTCGCAGTTAGCTACTAAATATCCTGAGTTCCGCCACTTGGAGCGGGAGTATCAGGAAGGCTTGTTGCTGTTCCAAGTGATGGAAAATGAAGTTTGGTCTCCAGCTACTAAAGATACAACTGGCTTGAGAATTTACTTCGAAGAAAATCAAGGTAGCTACCAGTGGAACGAGCGTGCCGAAGCATCTATTTTTAGTGCAGAAAGCCAAACGCTTATAGATTCTCTTAAAATTTATAAAGCAAATGGTCTTTTTACCCTGCCAGGCCTATCGGATAAGGTTGTTTCTTTTGAAAAAGCAAGTGATAGCTTAGGGGTACAAGCTAAGAAAATAGTAGATTCTTTATTTCAAGATTTTTCACAATATACCAATAGCCAACTGTATACTTCTGCAACTTATGTGAAAGGAGAACCAAAGAGTATTTCCCAAGATAGGTTTGATGCCATAAAAGAACGGTTGATAGGAATGGGAATGGTAGAAGAGTTAATAAGGGAGCCCTCACAAAACAAGAAAGCGAAGACGGAGAAAGGTGGGATTACACTAACCGTAATGACAGATTCACTAGAGTTGCTTGCCCAAAAGTTTAGCAATGACAACGCACTGGCGATGACAGTCAACTCCAGCACATTTGAAAAAGGGGAAAATGAGTTGCTAGATTTGGTGACTTGGAAAGTAGGAAGTTCCACTTTTGAGAAGGAAGGAAGGTTTTACTATGTTTTGATAAAAGAACTAATCCCTGCGGGCGATAAAAAACTTTCAGAGATAAGAGGACAGGTAATTTCAGACTACCAATCTTTCTTGGAAGAAAAGTGGTTGGAAAAACTAAATAAGAAATACGAAGTCCATATAAATCATGCTGCTCTGCAAAGGTTAGTTAAAGGATAG
- the infB gene encoding translation initiation factor IF-2: MADSKTTRLSKAAKNFNVGIGTIVEKLESLGFEIDRKPNAPIPAEQYALLEKEFKEFIEERQEAEKLTIGTSHHDVVIDTEKKPVATDDLEDELFIEDRTAKKEEKAPQAEPEAKKEEISTPEEDDAVIKAKLQGLKIVGKVDLDNKNRPVAKAEEPEAKPEKPEPEVEPTPAPVAEEAPEAKEEVVEEEAAPETPKKEPEEVKAEVKAPVGAAEPEVKDPKKEGAPKEIKEEVQEQKEEKPDVPKEKPVVAEEKIEKAKEEEATPKVEAKPEIPAPEMVNKVEEKDPVVDKAAEVKQEEPSTEEAPTEEATKKSGGSGLIKAKSDKLPGLTVLGTIDLSSTKKPKKKGKPEPRGKGGDQKDAKKDIKKEESTSSANQRKRKRVKYKSEDKTLKADFDKENKGRGKATPAGGGGKRKDRPKKEEPSKEEVQAQYKKTLAKLSGPNTPKSNKSKYRREKRDAHRHAEELEQRQASEEVNVLKVAEFISTNELSSLMEVSVNDIIGKCMGLGMFVSINQRLDAETIKLIAEDFGFDVEFTSAEEETDLVLEEEDKVEDLSDRAPIVTIMGHVDHGKTSLLDYIREAKVAAGEAGGITQHIGAYDVVTESNRRIVFLDTPGHEAFTAMRARGAKVTDVVIVVVAADDSVMPQTIEAINHAQVAGVPIVIAINKVDKPTANPDKIKQELSNINILVEEWGGSIQSQEISAKTGQGIDDLLELVLLESDILELKANSKKNGVGTVVEAFLDKGRGYVSTVLVQGGTLKVGDIILAGQHQGRVKALTDSRGKRVKKVGPATPVQVLGLNGAPQAGDKFNVMTSEREAKDIAVKRQQIMREQSIRATKRTTLSDIGRRIALGNFQQLNVILKGDVDGSVEALSDSLQKLSTDEVEVNIIHKAVGPVSENDILLASASDAIVIGFQVRPTLAARRLAEKEDVEVRLYSIIYNAIEEVKDAMEGLLSAEIKEEIVGNVEVRETYKISKVGMVAGCYVLDGYLKRNSKIRLIRDGIVVYGGGENGGEIAALKRFKDDVSEVKQGFECGLSIKNFNDIKVGDIVEAFETREVKRTLN; encoded by the coding sequence ATGGCAGATTCGAAAACGACAAGATTAAGTAAAGCGGCTAAAAATTTTAATGTGGGCATAGGCACCATTGTTGAGAAACTTGAATCCCTAGGGTTTGAGATCGACAGGAAGCCGAATGCGCCCATTCCTGCGGAGCAATATGCGCTGTTGGAAAAAGAATTTAAAGAGTTTATTGAGGAAAGACAAGAGGCGGAAAAACTGACTATAGGAACGAGCCACCACGATGTGGTAATCGATACTGAAAAGAAACCGGTTGCTACCGATGATCTTGAAGACGAACTGTTCATAGAAGACCGTACGGCTAAAAAAGAGGAAAAAGCTCCCCAAGCAGAACCCGAAGCCAAGAAAGAGGAAATAAGCACACCTGAAGAGGACGACGCTGTTATTAAAGCCAAACTACAAGGTCTTAAGATAGTAGGCAAAGTAGATCTTGATAATAAAAACAGACCAGTTGCCAAAGCGGAAGAGCCAGAAGCCAAACCTGAAAAACCTGAACCAGAAGTTGAGCCAACACCTGCACCAGTTGCTGAAGAAGCACCTGAGGCAAAAGAAGAGGTTGTTGAGGAAGAAGCTGCACCAGAGACTCCTAAAAAAGAGCCAGAAGAGGTTAAAGCTGAGGTAAAGGCACCAGTGGGAGCTGCAGAGCCTGAAGTAAAAGACCCTAAAAAAGAGGGCGCTCCTAAAGAAATAAAAGAAGAAGTACAGGAACAGAAAGAGGAGAAGCCAGACGTTCCTAAAGAAAAGCCTGTAGTTGCTGAAGAAAAAATAGAAAAAGCCAAGGAGGAAGAAGCAACTCCTAAAGTAGAGGCTAAACCAGAAATTCCTGCACCTGAAATGGTCAATAAAGTTGAAGAAAAAGACCCTGTAGTGGATAAAGCTGCTGAGGTTAAACAAGAAGAGCCTTCTACTGAGGAAGCTCCTACCGAAGAAGCTACCAAAAAATCTGGTGGGTCTGGTCTTATCAAAGCAAAATCTGATAAACTACCGGGGCTTACTGTATTAGGAACCATTGATCTTTCTAGTACTAAAAAGCCGAAGAAAAAAGGTAAGCCTGAGCCTAGAGGCAAAGGTGGTGATCAGAAAGATGCTAAAAAAGACATCAAGAAGGAAGAAAGCACAAGTAGCGCTAACCAACGTAAGCGTAAGCGTGTAAAATATAAGTCGGAAGACAAGACCCTTAAAGCAGACTTTGATAAAGAAAACAAAGGAAGGGGTAAAGCTACGCCAGCAGGTGGAGGCGGTAAAAGAAAAGATAGGCCTAAGAAGGAAGAACCTTCTAAGGAAGAAGTACAGGCACAATACAAAAAGACACTTGCTAAACTTAGTGGACCAAACACTCCAAAAAGTAACAAGAGTAAGTATAGGAGAGAGAAAAGGGATGCCCATAGGCATGCTGAGGAACTAGAGCAAAGGCAAGCTTCTGAAGAGGTAAATGTGCTGAAAGTGGCTGAGTTTATCTCTACCAATGAACTATCTTCCCTTATGGAAGTGAGTGTAAATGATATCATTGGAAAATGTATGGGCTTGGGCATGTTTGTTTCCATCAACCAGCGTTTGGATGCGGAAACAATTAAACTTATTGCCGAAGACTTTGGGTTTGATGTAGAGTTCACTTCTGCTGAAGAGGAGACCGATTTGGTTCTGGAAGAAGAGGACAAAGTAGAGGATTTGAGCGATAGAGCTCCTATCGTAACGATCATGGGTCACGTTGACCATGGTAAAACCTCTTTGCTTGACTACATCCGAGAAGCGAAAGTAGCAGCTGGTGAAGCTGGTGGTATTACCCAGCACATTGGTGCTTATGATGTAGTTACGGAAAGTAATCGAAGAATAGTATTCCTAGATACACCGGGTCACGAAGCATTTACAGCGATGCGTGCTCGTGGTGCAAAAGTAACGGATGTTGTAATTGTAGTAGTAGCGGCTGATGACAGTGTGATGCCACAAACAATTGAAGCAATAAACCATGCTCAGGTTGCTGGTGTACCTATTGTAATAGCCATCAACAAAGTTGATAAGCCTACGGCAAACCCTGATAAAATTAAGCAAGAACTTTCCAATATCAATATCCTAGTAGAAGAGTGGGGCGGTAGCATCCAAAGTCAAGAAATTTCTGCTAAAACGGGACAGGGCATAGATGACCTGCTCGAGTTAGTATTGTTAGAATCCGATATATTAGAATTAAAAGCTAACTCTAAGAAAAATGGAGTTGGTACCGTTGTAGAGGCATTCCTTGACAAAGGTCGTGGATATGTGAGTACGGTACTAGTGCAAGGCGGTACGCTGAAAGTTGGCGATATCATATTGGCTGGTCAGCATCAAGGTCGTGTAAAAGCGCTGACTGACTCACGAGGCAAGCGAGTGAAAAAGGTTGGGCCAGCAACACCAGTACAGGTACTTGGTCTGAACGGTGCTCCGCAAGCAGGTGATAAGTTCAATGTAATGACTTCTGAGAGGGAGGCAAAAGACATTGCGGTGAAACGCCAGCAGATTATGCGTGAGCAAAGTATCAGGGCTACTAAGCGTACTACTTTGAGTGATATTGGTAGAAGGATTGCCTTGGGTAACTTCCAACAGCTCAATGTCATACTTAAAGGTGACGTGGATGGTTCAGTGGAGGCATTGTCAGATTCACTGCAAAAACTATCTACCGATGAAGTGGAGGTAAATATTATCCACAAAGCGGTTGGTCCTGTATCTGAAAACGATATATTGTTAGCATCTGCTTCTGATGCTATTGTGATTGGTTTCCAAGTGAGGCCAACACTTGCAGCCAGAAGACTTGCTGAAAAAGAGGATGTTGAGGTTAGACTATACTCTATCATCTACAACGCTATTGAAGAAGTGAAAGACGCAATGGAAGGCTTGCTTTCTGCGGAAATCAAAGAAGAGATAGTTGGTAACGTAGAGGTTAGGGAAACTTATAAAATAAGTAAGGTTGGTATGGTAGCAGGTTGCTACGTACTAGATGGTTACCTCAAGCGTAACTCTAAAATCAGGCTTATTCGAGATGGTATTGTAGTGTACGGAGGAGGTGAAAATGGTGGGGAGATCGCTGCACTTAAACGTTTCAAAGACGATGTGAGCGAAGTGAAACAAGGCTTCGAATGTGGTTTGAGCATCAAGAATTTCAATGACATAAAAGTAGGGGATATAGTAGAAGCTTTCGAAACCCGAGAGGTGAAGAGGACGCTGAACTAA